From Mycobacterium cookii:
GGCGCAGCGGAGCGAGTATCCGACACCGAGCGAGGCGAGCGCGCGCTAGGCGCGGGCGCAGCGGAGCGAGTATCCGGAGTATCCGACACCGAGCGAGCCGAGGACTCCCCGATTGGCTCGTTGACCGAGTCGTTCACCCGTAGCGCTGACCTTCCAGTACGCGACCTCTGCCCCGGCCGTGCCGGCCGGGGTACCGCTGTTGTGCGCCTCCATGATGCCTTCCCCCTGCCTGACCCTTGCTCGCAGACCGGGAGCTGCGACGATCCGCCTTGCGGTCAGCGGGCCGCGGCGGCTTGCTCGGCTTGGCCGGCTGGCGCTGGCTGCGCAGCCGGTCACGCAGCGCCTCCACCCGGGTCGGCGTATAGGGCGCCGGCAACGGCAGCCGCAGGATCCGGTTCATCCGGTCGTCACGCCCGGCCCGCAGCGCAGCGACGGCCTCCGGTTCGTGCCGTGCCGCGTTCGCCATCATGCCGATCATCAAAAGTGTTGTCGCCGTTGATGTTCCGCCCGCCGAGATAAGGGGCAGCTGAATGCCGGTCACCGGCAGCAGGCCGATCACATACCCGACGTTGATGAATGACTGGCCGATCACCCACATCGTGGTGGTGGCGGTCAGCAGCCGCAGGAACGGGTCGGCCGACCGGCGCGCGATCCGCATGCCGGTGTAGGCGAACAGACCGAACAGCGCGAGCAGGCCGAGCGCGCCGACGAGGCCGAGTTCTTCGCCGATGATCGCGAAGATGAAGTCGTTGTGCGCGTTGGGCAGGTAGTTCCACTTCGCGGTGCCCTGCCCCAGACCGTCGCCGAAGACACCGCCGTTGGCCAGCGCGTACTTCGCCTGCCTGGCCTGATATCCGGAGTCCTGCGGGTCCTGGCCGGGGTCCAGCCACGACCGCACCCGGTCGGAGCGGTAGCCGGCGGACACCGCCAGGATCGCTCCGGCGACGATCGCGGCGAACAGCGAGCTCAGGAAGACCCGCAGCGGCAGACCGGCGTACCAGAGCAGACCCAGCAGGATGATGCTCAGCGACACCGTCTGGCCGAGGTCCGGCTGAGCGACGATGAGGGCCAGCGCGATGACCGCCGCCGGCACCAGCGGAATCAGCATCTCCCGCAGCGTGGCGCGTTCCATGCGCCGAGCGGCCAGCAGGTGTGCGCCCCAGATCGCGAAGGCGATCTTGGTCAGCTCCGATGGCTGCATCGAGAACCCGGCGATGACGAACCAACCACGGGATCCGTTGGCTTCCTTACCGATTCCCGGGATCAACACCAGCACCAGCATGACGATCGTCGTCGCGAAGCCGGTGAATGCCATGCGCCGCATGAACCGCACCGGCAGCCGCAACGCCAGGTAGCAGGCACCGAGGCCGACGATCGTCCAGAGCACCTGGCGGCCGAAGATGGTCCACGCCGACCCGTCGTCGTCGTAGGACCGAACCCCGGACGCCGACAGCACCATGATCAGGCCCAGCGTGGTCAGCAGCGCGGCGATCGCGATGATCAGGTGGAACGACGTCATCGGCCGGTTCAGCCAGGCCCCGAACCGGGTCCGCGGTTCGGCAGGCGCCTTGGCGACGGTCTCCGATGCGGCCTGCGGTGTGTCGTCGGTCGACTGGTCGCCGTTGCTTCCCCGGCGCAACAGCCGGGCCAGTGCGCTCTTCACCCGGCCGCTACTTACGGCGTCGCGCGCACGGCGGCCGCGAACGCATCACCGCGGTCCGCATAGCCGGTGAACTGGTCGAAGGAGGCACCGGCCGGCGCGAGGAGCACTGTGTCGCCGGGACCGGCCAGCTCGCGTGCGGCGGCCACGGCGGCGTTCATCACGCGAGCGCCGATGGTCTCGTCAGACGAAGGGGCCACTTTTGTCGCATAGGCAACAGGAGACTCAGCAGTCGCATGCATATCAACATCCTCGCCTGCGATAACCTGGACGACCGGCACATCCGGGGCGTGTCGCGATAACGCCTCGGCAACCATCGCCCGGTCGCGGCCGATCAGCACCGCTCCGACCAGCCGCGATGCGACCCTGGCGACGGTCTCGTCCACCGATGCGCCCTTCAGCAGCCCCCCGGCGATCCACACCACCCGCGGGTAGGCGAGCAACGACGCCTCGGCGGCGTGTGGGTTGGTGGCCTTGGAGTCGTCGACGTAGGTGATCTGGTCGACGACGGCCACCCGCTCGGCGCGATGCCGGCCGACCCGGAACGACGCCAGCGCCGCCGCGATCGCGTCGGCGGGCACGTCGACGCTGCGGGCCAAGGCGGCAGCCGCCAACGCGTCCAGCACGCCCACCGGGCCGGGCACCGCGATCGACGAGACCGCGGCCAGCGGCAGGTCGTCGGCGAAGGCCCGGTCGACCAGCATGCCGTCGTGCACGCCGAGTTCCCCGGCCGTCGGCTCGCCGAGCCGGAACCCGACCCGCCGCGGAGCCGTCGACGCCGACAGCAGCGCGGCCGCGTGCGGGTCGTCGAGCCCGGCCATCGCGACCCGGCCACGCAGCACGCCCGCTTTCGCGGCGGCGTAGTCGGCGAAGGTGCCGTGCCAGTCCAGATGGTCGTCGGCGATGTTGAGCACGACGCCGGCCTCGGGCCGCAGCGACGGCGCCCAGTACAGCTGGAAGCTGGACAGCTCGACGGCCAGCAACTCGGCGGGCTCGTGCAACACGTCTAGCACCGGGTCACCGATGTTGCCGCACAGCCGGCTGCTGCGGCCCGCGGCGACGAGCATCGCGTGCAGCATCGACGTCGTGGTGGTCTTGCCGTTGGTGCCGGTGACGGTCAGCCAGCGCCGCGGCGGGCCGTAGCGGCCGGCCTGGTCGAGTCGCCACGCCAATTCGATGTCGCCCCAGACCGGCACACCTGCCGCTGCGGCGGCGACAGGCACCGGCGCGGTCGGCGGGAACCCTGGGCTGACGACCAGCAGCGCGTGGTCGGCGATGTGGTCGACGGCGGTCGCGGAATCGACAGTCGCCGTGCCGGCGTCGGCGAACTGCTGACGGGTGGCCGGATCGTCGTCGCACAGTGTCGCCGTCGCGCCGATCTCGGCGAGCGCCGTCAGGACCGCGCGCCCGGTGACTCCGCCGCCCGCGACCAGCACCGACGCTCCGGCCACCAATGGCCCAAGCGTAGGTGTCATGTCACCCGCCGCCGGTCGCCGCGAGCCACTCGCTGTAGAACAACGCCACACCCAGGCCGCAGCTGATCGCGGTGAGCAGCCAGAACCGGATGATCACCGTGGTTTCGGCCCAGCCGGCCAACTCGAAATGATGGTGGAACGGCGCCATCCGGAACACCCGGCGGCCGGTGGTGCGGAACGCCAGAATCTGGATCACCACCGAGACGATCTCGGCGACGAACAGCGAGCCGAGCACCACCGCAAGGATTTCCGTTCGGCTGGTCACCGAGATGCCGGCGATGATGCCGCCCAACGCCAGCGATCCGGTGTCGCCCATGAAGATCTTGGCCGGCGCGGCGTTCCACCACAGGAACCCGATGCACGCGCCCGCCGTCGCCGCCGCGATGATCGCCAGGTCCAGCGGGTCGCGCACGTTGTAGCAGCCCAGGCCGGGCGCCGTCGCACACGCGTTGCGGTACTGCCAGAACGTGATCAACACGTAGGCGGCGGTGACCATGGCCATCGATCCGGCGGCCAGGCCGTCGAGGCCGTCGGTGAAGTTGACCGCGTTGGACCAGGCACTGACGATGATCACGCAGAACAGCACGAAAATCGCGGGAGCCAGTGTGACGGTCGCGATTTCGCGCACGTAGGACAGGTCGGAAGTGCCCGGCGTCAGGCCCACGTCGTTGCGGAATTGCAAGACGAGGATGCCCACCAGGACCGCGGCGGTGATCTGGCCGACGGTCTTGGCGGTCTTGTTGAGTCCGAGGTTGCGGGCGCGGCGGATCTTGATCAGGTCGTCGACGAAGCCGACCGCGCCCAGCGTGGTGGCCAGGAACAACACCAGCAGGCCGGACGCCGACGGGCCCTCGCCGTTGAACGCCAGACCGGCCAGGTGGGTGCCGAGGTAGCCGGCCCAGATGCCGGCCAGGATCGCCACGCCGCCCATCGAGGGCGTCCCGCGCTTGGTCTGGTGGCTCGGCGGCCCGTCCTCGCGGATCTCGTGGCCGAAACCCTGCCGGTTGAACAGCCGGATCAGCATCGGGGTCAACAGGATGGACACCGCCAGCGAGATGCCGACGGCGATGAGGATGTCGATCATTAGCTGCGGCCCCGCCCCTCAACGGCCGAGTCGGCCAGCGAATCGGCCAGCGCCCCGAGGCCTGCGGCGT
This genomic window contains:
- the ftsW gene encoding putative lipid II flippase FtsW — translated: MKSALARLLRRGSNGDQSTDDTPQAASETVAKAPAEPRTRFGAWLNRPMTSFHLIIAIAALLTTLGLIMVLSASGVRSYDDDGSAWTIFGRQVLWTIVGLGACYLALRLPVRFMRRMAFTGFATTIVMLVLVLIPGIGKEANGSRGWFVIAGFSMQPSELTKIAFAIWGAHLLAARRMERATLREMLIPLVPAAVIALALIVAQPDLGQTVSLSIILLGLLWYAGLPLRVFLSSLFAAIVAGAILAVSAGYRSDRVRSWLDPGQDPQDSGYQARQAKYALANGGVFGDGLGQGTAKWNYLPNAHNDFIFAIIGEELGLVGALGLLALFGLFAYTGMRIARRSADPFLRLLTATTTMWVIGQSFINVGYVIGLLPVTGIQLPLISAGGTSTATTLLMIGMMANAARHEPEAVAALRAGRDDRMNRILRLPLPAPYTPTRVEALRDRLRSQRQPAKPSKPPRPADRKADRRSSRSASKGQAGGRHHGGAQQRYPGRHGRGRGRVLEGQRYG
- the murD gene encoding UDP-N-acetylmuramoyl-L-alanine--D-glutamate ligase, producing the protein MTPTLGPLVAGASVLVAGGGVTGRAVLTALAEIGATATLCDDDPATRQQFADAGTATVDSATAVDHIADHALLVVSPGFPPTAPVPVAAAAAGVPVWGDIELAWRLDQAGRYGPPRRWLTVTGTNGKTTTTSMLHAMLVAAGRSSRLCGNIGDPVLDVLHEPAELLAVELSSFQLYWAPSLRPEAGVVLNIADDHLDWHGTFADYAAAKAGVLRGRVAMAGLDDPHAAALLSASTAPRRVGFRLGEPTAGELGVHDGMLVDRAFADDLPLAAVSSIAVPGPVGVLDALAAAALARSVDVPADAIAAALASFRVGRHRAERVAVVDQITYVDDSKATNPHAAEASLLAYPRVVWIAGGLLKGASVDETVARVASRLVGAVLIGRDRAMVAEALSRHAPDVPVVQVIAGEDVDMHATAESPVAYATKVAPSSDETIGARVMNAAVAAARELAGPGDTVLLAPAGASFDQFTGYADRGDAFAAAVRATP
- the mraY gene encoding phospho-N-acetylmuramoyl-pentapeptide-transferase, translated to MIDILIAVGISLAVSILLTPMLIRLFNRQGFGHEIREDGPPSHQTKRGTPSMGGVAILAGIWAGYLGTHLAGLAFNGEGPSASGLLVLFLATTLGAVGFVDDLIKIRRARNLGLNKTAKTVGQITAAVLVGILVLQFRNDVGLTPGTSDLSYVREIATVTLAPAIFVLFCVIIVSAWSNAVNFTDGLDGLAAGSMAMVTAAYVLITFWQYRNACATAPGLGCYNVRDPLDLAIIAAATAGACIGFLWWNAAPAKIFMGDTGSLALGGIIAGISVTSRTEILAVVLGSLFVAEIVSVVIQILAFRTTGRRVFRMAPFHHHFELAGWAETTVIIRFWLLTAISCGLGVALFYSEWLAATGGG